The genomic region CATCGTCACCTCGCGCAGCGTCCCGACGCCCACGCAGGACGTCGACGGCACCGTGGCCTGGCTGTCGGACCGCGAGCTGCGCGCCGGCGCCAAGGTGCTGCTGAAGCACGGCACCCGCACCGTCCAGGCCATCGTCAAGCAGGTCGGCGGTCGCCTCGACCTCGATGCAGCGCGGCTCCAGCCGGCCGACACGCTCGGACTCAACGACATCGGCCACGTGACGCTGCGCCTCGCCTCCCCCATCGCGGCCGAGGAGTACCTGCACTCACGCGCCGCTGGAGCCTTCCTGCTGATCGACGCGCACGACGGCGCGACGCTCGCCGCGGGCATGGTGGGCGACGCCCTGCTGGCGACGGCCGCGGTCTGACCCGGGCATGGCACCTGGTCCCTCCGGCAGTCTTCCACTGACCCTGCGCCTGGCTGGCCGCCGGGTGCTCGTGGTCGGCGGCGGACACGTCGCGACGCGGCGCACTCACGCGCTGGTCGACGCCGGCGCCGAGGTTGTCGTGGTCTCGCCCGCGGTCAGCGCCCGCATCGGCGAGCTCGCCGACCTCGGGGTCGTGACCTGGCATCGGCGCGGCTACGAGTCCGCCGACCTCGACGGGGCCTGGCTCGTGCAGACCGCGACCGACTCCCCCGTCGACCACACCGTCGCCGCGGACGCCGAGGAGCGGCGCATCTGGTGCCTCAAGGGCGGTGATCCCGACGCCGCCACGGCCTGGGTCCCGGCCGTCGCGGAGATCGACGACATCACGATCGCGGTCAGCGGAGGTGGCGACGCCCGGCGCGCGTCCCAGCTGCGCGACGCCGTCGCCGCTGCGCTCCAGGGCGGTGAGCTCCCCCTGCGTCACCGCACGCACCACCCAGGCGGGTCGGTGGCCCTCGTCGGCGGGGGCCCGGGCGACCCGGGTCTGCTGACCTCGCGCGGGCGACGCCTCCTGGCCGAGGCCGACGTGGTCGTGGTCGACCGTCTCGGCCCCGTGCAGCTGCTCGACGAGCTCTCCCCCGACGTCAAGGTCATCGACGTCGGCAAGCGTCCCGACCACCATCCGGTGCCCCAGGACGAGATCAACCAGATCCTGGTCGACCAGGCTCGCGCCGGCAAGGTCGTCGTGCGCCTCAAGGGCGGCGACCCCTACGTCCTCGGCCGCGGCGGCGAGGAGCGGCTCGCGTGCGAGGCGGCGGGCATCCCGGTCGAGGTCGTGCCCGGGGTCACCAGCGCGATCTCGGTCCCGGCGGCCGCGGGCATCCCGGTGACCCACCGCGGTGTCGCGACGGGCTTCACGGTCCTGACCGGGCACGAGGAGCTGGGCCACCTGCCCCTCGGCGGCCACCACACGATCGTGATGCTGATGGGGGTGCGACGGCTCGCCACGACGGCGGCCGAGCTCGTGGCCGCCGGTCACGACCCGGCGACCCCCGTCGCGGTGGTCGAGCGCGGGTCCCTCCCCGACCAGCGGGTCACGGTCGGCACGCTGGCCTCGATCGCCGATCGTGCCGCTGCAGTCGGGGCGCGAGCCCCGGCCGTGACCGTCATCGGAGACGTCGTTCGCCTCTGCCCCGCCTGGACCGACTGACCCACCCGGCCGCGGTTCAGGCCCTGACCCGGCGGACCCACCAGAGTCCGACGAACGGCAGGACGAGCGGGATGAAGCCGTAGCCGGCGCCGAAGTCGCTCCACACCGTGGCGTCCGGGAAGAGCTCGGCGTCGACCAGCGTCAGGAGCCCGACCCCGAGCACACCGGCCAGCTCGAAGCCGATCGTCGCGACCGCCAGCGTCCGACGGTCGGTCGCGAGCGCGTAGGTGGCCACGAGGTACACGACACCGGCCAGGGCCGACAGCGCGTACGCGACGGGAGCCTCCGAGGCCTTCGAGCTGAGCTGGTAGACCGATCGTGCCGTCGCGGCCAGGGCGAACACGGCGTAGACGGCCACCAAGGCGCGGCCGAAGCCGGTCGAGGTGGATCGGGAGGGGCGGGCCTCAGACATACGCGCCCTGCCAGATCCCCAGGATCCGCACGACGAGGACGGCGACGGTCAGCATCGCCACGAGCACGACACCGGTGCCCCATCGGGACTTCTCGGCGACCCCCCACAGGACGGCCGCCGGCGGGATCACGAGCACCGTCACGAGGTAGGAGATGAACAATACGCCGTCGACGTCACGATCGGTGCGCGACAGCGCCACGGAGCCCCCGACCAGGAGCGCCAGCAGGACCAGCTCCAGCACGATCACGACGTAGAACAGACCGTTCGAGAAGGCCGCGTCGCGCCACATCAGCCACCCGGCGTACACCGCTGCGACCAGCGCGAGGCCGGCCACCGCGTACGCGACGGGATCGTTCACATGGTTCCTCTCCGGCGAATCTCCGCCACGGAGTCTGTCACAAAGCCATTCCAGGTCGACACGCGACGGAACATGAAGTGCCCTGCCCCCGGCAGCGAGGTCCACTCGATGCTCGCGGCGATCGATCGCGCCTGCTCGGCCCAGACCTTGCTCAGCGGTGCGGAGGTCCAGCGGTCACGGGTGCCGTGCAGGATCCGGACGTCCCGGCCGGCCACCCCCGCGATCGGCTCGCCCTCCGGGAGCCACGGCGCCAGCGCCACCACACCGATGACTCCCTTCTCGTCCGCGACGCGGCAAGCGGTGCGTCCGCCCATCGAGTGCCCGACCAGCACGATCGGGAGACCCGGGTGGGCGTCCCGCAGCTCGGCCAGGGCCGCGCGGGCGTCGCCGACGGGCGACGGCGCGGCCGGGTCGTTCCACCCTCGGGCGCCGAAGCGGATCACGTAGGAGAGCGCCGTGTCGTCGAACGCGCCGACGCGCTTCGCCATGGCGTTGACCCGCCACCAGCTGGCGTGCTTCTTCTCGACCGGCTCGAGGTTGTCCTGCTGCCCGCCGTGCAGAAACAGAACGACGCATCCCGCATCAGGCGTATCGTGGACTCGCTCAAGGACATAGGTCACGAGCGTCATCGTCACATGCGCCAGCAGCCGCTGCAGGCCGTCAGGGCGTGATTGGTGACACCGCGAAATGCCACCCATCCAAGGCGTGAGCGGCAGCGAATTTACTATGAAACCCCCAGAGAGGCACCTCATGGCCACATCACCAGCGTCGCGACCGGGCGACAGCCGACCGCTGAGCGCGGTCGGCTCCGACTCGGCTCCGGACCTCGACGACCTGTTGGTGCGCACCGCCCGCGGTGACGACCAAGCCTTCGCCGCTCTGTACGACGCGCTCGGTGCCTCCGTGCTCGGACTGGCCCGGCGCCTCGTCCGCAACCCGGCCCGCGCCGAGGAAGTCACGCAGGAGGTCTTCCTCCAGGTGTGGCGTACCGCGACCCGCTTCGACCCCGACCGAGGTCGGGCGAAGACGTGGGTCCTGGTCCTGGCGCACCGCCGGGCCGTCGACGCCATCCGGCACGACCAGGCGGCCTCCGACCGTGAGGACGCCTACGAGTGGGTCGGTTCCGACCATGACGTGGTCTCCGAGGAGGTCATCGTCAACATCGAGCACCAGCAGGTGCGTCGCTGCATGGACGGCCTGACCGAGCTGCAGCGCGAGGCCGTCAACCTCGCGTACTACGGGGGTTACACCTATCCCGAGGTCGCCGAGATGCTCGATGCGAACCTCGCCACCGTCAAGACCCGAATGCGCGACGGACTCATCCGCCTGCGCGACTGCATGGGAGTCGCAGCATGACCGTCGAACTACACTCACTCATTGGCCCGTACGCGCTCGGAGCGCTGGACGAGGACGAACGGGACGACTTCGAGTCCCACCTCGACAGCTGCCCCACCTGCGCGGAGGAGCTCGACGGATTCATCGCCACGAGCATCCGCCTGGGCGAGGCCGTGGCGGCCGAGCCGCCGGCTGAGTTGCGCGCCCACATCCTGGCCGCAGCCAGCAAGACTTCGCAGGAGCGGCCCACGGTCGTGGCCCTGCGACCCCGGTCCCTGCGCAAGCGCATTCCCGGGCTCATCGCGGCGGCTGCTGTCGTCGTGGCCGCCGCAGGAGTGACGGCCTACGTCAGCGAGCACCAGCAGGTGCAGGACGTCCGCGCCGAGCAGTCCAACGTCGAGCGGGTCATGACCGCGGGAGACGCGGTCACGAGCGAGAGCCAGCTGGGCTCGGCCTCGATGACGCTCACCCACTCGCCCTCCGAGGACGCGCTGGTGCTCGCGGTCAAGAAGCTCCCGGCCCTCAACGACCAGACCTACCAGCTCTGGACCGTCCGCGATGGCGTCACGAGCTCGGCAGGCCTGATCGACAGCAGCGACCTGGTGTACGTCGGCCAGGTCGACGGGGTCGAGCAGCTCGCGCTGACGGTCGAACCGGCCGGCGGCTCGGAGCGACCGACGTCGCTGCCGTTGGCGACCATGCAGCTCTGACCGGATCGGGACCCGTCATGATGGTCGGATGCAGAATCCGATCGTCCTGATCAACCCCGCCATGGCCGTCGGCTCGCGCTACTACGAGCCGCTGGTCAGGTCCTTCGAGGCGCGCGGGTGGGAGGCCCTGGCCCTGCGACGTCGCGGCTTCGAGGACGACCTGCCCACGGCATCTCGCCGCACCGACTGGTCGTACGCCGACGAGATCGCCGACCTGGACGACGCGATCGCCGCGGCACGCGCCGGGGCTCCCGATCGCCCCGTCATCGTCCTGGGCCACAGCCTCGGTGGCCAGATCGCTGCCGGGCAGTGCATCGGCGCCGACGTCGAGGGCCAGGGTCCCGATGCCATCGTGGGCATCGGCGCCTCCACCCCGTGGTTCCGCCGATACCCGCGCGCCGGCCTGCCGGTCCTCGCGGCCGGTGCCATGGCGTGGCCGCTGACCCTCGCGTTCGGCTACCTCCCGAAGCCGGCGTTCGGCGCACCGGGGGCGCGGACCCTGATGCGCGAGTGGGGCGCCTGGGCCGTGACGGGACGACCCCCCTTCCCCGTCCACCGCCGGATCGACGTGCCCACGCTCGTCGTCAAGCTCCAGGCCGACCCCTACGCGGTCTCCGCGGCCACGGACGACTACGTCGAGCGGTTCTGCGACCCCGCCCTCACGACGCGCTGGACCCTGACACGTGAGGCCGCCGGCCCCGACGGCACGACCGACCACGTGCGCTGGGTCCGCAGCCCCGCCGCCGTGGTCGACCGTGTCGTCGACTTCTGGGATCAGGCCTCCGCGAAGGCTTCCAGTGGCGGGCACGAGCAGGTCAGGTTCCGGTCGCCGTAGGCCTGGTCGATCCGGCCCACCGGCGGCCAGTACTTGTCGTCGGTGGAGCCCGAGGGGAACACGCCCGAGGCCACCGGGTAGGCGTGTGACCACTCGAGCAGCTGGCGCGCCGTGTGCGGAGCGTTGACCAGCGGGTTGTCGTCGGCATCCACCTCGCCGCTGGCCACCTGGTCGATCTCGGCCCGGATCGCGAGCATCGCGTCGCAGAAGCGGTCCAGCTCGGCGAGGTCCTCGGACTCGGTCGGCTCGATCATGAGCGTTCCCGCGACGGGGAAGCTCATGGTCGGGGCGTGGAATCCGTAGTCGATGAGCCGCTTGGCGACGTCGTCGATCGTGAGACCGGCCTGCTTCGTGATCTGGCGCAGGTCGAGGATGCACTCGTGGGCCACGAGCTCGTGGTCACCGGAGTACAGCACCGGGTACGCCTCGCCGAGGCGCTTGGCGACGTAGTTGGCTGCCAGGACCGCCACCGAGGTGGCCTGGGTGAGGCCGTCGGCGCCCATCAGGGCGATGTACGCGAACGGGATCGGCAGGATGCCCGCGGAGCCGTACGGCGCCGCGCTGATCGGGCCGAGACCCTCACGGCGGGAGACATCGGGGTGCAGGGGATGCGTCGGCAGGAACGGTGCGAGGTGCTCCCCCACCGCGACGGGGCCCACGCCCGGTCCGCCGCCACCGTGCGGGATGCAGAACGTCTTGTGCAGGTTCAGGTGCGACACGTCGCCGCCGAACTCGCCCGGGCGGGCGTGCCCGACCAGCGCGTTGAGGTTGGCGCCGTCGACGTACACCTGACCACCGTGCTGGTGGACGATGTCGCACAGCTCGGTGATGCCGTGCTCGTACACCCCGTGCGTCGACGGGTAGGTGACCATGATCGCGGCGAGATCGGAGGCGTGGGCCTCGCACTTGGCCCGCAGGTCGACCAGGTCGACCTCCCCCTCGTCGGTCGAGGACACCACGACGACCTTCATGCCGGCCATCACGGCGGAGGCCGCGTTCGTGCCGTGTGCCGAGCTGGGGATCAGGCAGACCGTGCGCGCCTCGTCGCCCCGGCTGCGGTGGTAGGCGCGGATCGCCAGCAACCCGGCGAGCTCGCCCTGGGAACCAGCGTTCGGCTGGATGGAGACCCGGGCGTAGCCCGTGAGATCGGCGAGCCAGCCCTCGAGCAGGTCGATGAGCTCGATGAAGCCCACGGCGTCCTCGGCCGGCACGAACGGGTGCAGCTCGGCGAAGCCCGGGTAGCTGATGGGCTCCATCTCGGCCGTGGCGTTGAGCTTCATGGTGCAGGAGCCGAGCGGGATCATGCCGCGATCGAGCGCGTAGTCACGGTCGCTGAGCTTCTTGAGGTAGCGCAGCATCTGCGTCTCGCTGCGGTGCTCGGAGAAGACCGGGTGCGTGAGGATCTGGTCGGTGCGCAGGAGTCCGGTCGGAAGCGCCGACCCGGGAGTTCCGGCCTGCGGATCGACGCCGAACGCCTGGAGCACGGCGATGACGTGCTCGGAGGTCGTGGCCTCCGACGCGCTGACGCCGACCAGGTCGGGGTCCAGCTGGCGCAGGTGCACCCCGGCGGCGCGGGCCGCGGCCACCACCTCGGCCGCGCGACCCGGCACCTCGACCGTGAGCGTGTCGAAGAAGGCGTCCGACGTGAGGGTGAGCCCGCCCTCACGAAGGCCCCCGGCGATCGTGGCGGCGTGGGCGTGGGTCCGGGCCGCGATCTCCCGCAGGCCCTCGGCCCCGTGGTACACCGCGTACATCGACGCCGTGACCGCGAGCAGCACCTGAGCCGTGCAGATGTTCGAGGTCGCCTTCTCGCGACGGATGTGCTGCTCGCGCGTCTGCAGCGCCAGGCGGTAGGCAGGACGACCGGCGGCATCGATCGACACGCCGACGAGGCGGCCGGGCAGGTGCCGCTCGAGACCGGCTCGGACGGCCATGAAACCGGCGTGCGGGCCGCCGTAGAACATCGGGACGCCGAAGCGCTGGGCCGAGCCGACCGCGACGTCGGCGCCCATCGAGCCGGGCGAGGCGAGGAGCACCAGGGCGAGCGGGTCGGTCACGACGACCGCGAGACCGTTCGCGGCGTGGGTCGCCTCGATCACGGCCCGGGGATCGACGATGGCTCCGTCGCTGCGGGGGTACGCGATGATGGCGCCCGCGCAGTCGTCGACCGGCAGGCCCTGGGCGAGGTCGGCGTGCACGAGCTCGATGCCCATCGCCTCGGCCCGGGTCGCGATGACCGCGATCGTCTGGGGGTGCAGACCCGAGTCCACCACGACGGGTGCGGTGTCGCGTCCGCGGACCGCGCGACGCACGAGCGTCATGGCCTCAGCCGCCGCGGTGCCCTCGTCGAGCAGGGAGGAGTTGGCGGTCGGCAGGCCCGTGAGGTCACCGACGAGCGTCTGGTAGTTCAGCAGGGCCTCCAGCCGGCCCTGGGAGATCTCCGGCTGGTACGGCGTGTAGGCCGTGTACCAGGAGGGGTCCTCGAGCACGTTGCGGCGGATGACCGGCGGCGTGAGGGTCGGGTGGTAGCCGACGCCGATCATTGCCACACCCGGGTTGTTGCGCTCTGATAGCGCCCGCAGGCGGTCGAGCACCTCGTGCTCGCTCTGGCCCACCGCGGAGACCTCGGTGGCCTGCTGGGTGCGGATGCCCGCCGGCACGGCCGCCGCCATCAGGGCGTCGAGCGAGTCGAAGCCGACCCGTTCCACCATCGCGGCGATGTCGGAGGGGCGGGGGCCGATGTGGCGATCGACGAACGAGGTCACGTGACGCTCCAGAGGGGTCAGTACAGAGGGGTCGAGGGGTGCTCCCCTCCCCTTCTGTCGGCGGACCTCCAGAATCGCTTCGTCCGCGTGGTCCTGGGTGCCTGAGAGGTTCCGGGGAGGAATTGCCCCTTCGGCGCTGCCCTGGGTGGGCCAGTCTCTCCCACACGGCGTCTACAGCCCGGTCAGCCTAGCAAGCGGCACCGACCCACGGCACGGAACGCGCGCGGCGTGCCTCACGCGACGGGGGTGGGAGCGGTTCAGGGCTGCCAGGCGGGGTCGCGGCCGATGAATCCCAGGAGCTGCTCCTGGACCGTGGCGTCGGCGGGCACGGGCACCGCGGGGCCGTACTGGCCGGAGGTGCGCAGCACGTCGTCGATGGGGCGCAGGCCTGCGAGCAGGTCGGCGCAGAAGTCGGCGTCGAGGGAGTCGTCCTGCCCGGTGGCACGGGCGAGGTCCCACGTGTGCATGAAGACGTCGGCGGTGTAGAACCGGTCGATCGCGGTGGCGAGCGGGTGCTCGCCCGCGTACGGATGCACGAAGACCCGGTCGGCGTCGGGAGCATCGAGCAGCTCCTGGACCTGTCCGACGTGATGGCTCCAGGCCGCCAACGGCTCATCGGCAACGGGCGGACCCGCAGCCAGGTCGACGCCACCCGCGGCGAGGAAGGCACCGGACCAGGTGATCAGGTGGTCGACGACGTCGACGGCCGTCCAGTCCGACACCGGGGTCGGGACGCTCCAGTCGGTCACGCCCTCGATCCGGTGCGTCATGGCGCCGGCGAAACGGCGGTGCCGGTCGGCCGCGCCGTCCATCGAGAGAGTCAGCTGGCGCCGCGCGCGCGGCGACGGGCGGAGAGCTCGTCGGTCAGGACCGTCTCGTCGACGGTCTGCTCGCTGGGCAGCTCGTGGAGGGAGCCCTCGATCTCCTTCCAGACACCACCGATGGCGATGCCGAAGACGCCCTGGCCACCGCGCAGGAGGTCGATGACCTCGTCGGCGGAACGGCACTCGTACACGCTGGCGCCGTCGCTCATCAACGTGACCTGGGTCAGGTCGTCGGTGCCCCGCTGACGCAGGTGGTCGATCGCGGTCCGGATCTGCTGGAGCGAGACCCCGGCGTCGAGCAGCCGCTTGATGATCTTGAGCAGCAGGATGTCGCGGAAGGAGTACAGGCGCTGGGTGCCCGACCCGGTGGCCGACCGCACGGAGGGCTCCACGAGCTTGGTGCGCGCCCAGTAGTCGAGCTGGCGGTACGTGATGCCGGCGGCCGAGCAGGCGGTGGGGCCCCGGTAGCCGGTGCCGCCGGGGACGGGCGCCAGGTCGTCGTCGAACAGCAGACCTTGGTCGCCGGCTGCGGCAGCAGCAGCGTCGTCGCGCCCCGAGGTGTCAGGTGCAGCGTCGCGGGGTTCGATCATGGCACGGCCCTTCAATGGCGTCGGTACGACGAAGACTACCCCGGACGAATTGCACCGGGGTCATTTCGACAGCACCCTCAAGTTAAAGGTGAGGGTTAGGGTGGTCAAGCACCGCTGCGGCGTGTCGGCGACCGAACCACGCGCCGAAGCCCGGATCGCACCGTGGGCTACCCGAAGTCCTCCGGCTCGACGTCGTCGAGGAACTCCCGGAAGCGCTCGACCTCCGCCTCCTCGTCGGACTCCGGCACGAGCCCCGCCGCGTCCAGGACGTCCTCGGCCACGAGCACCGTGGCCCCCGCCCGGAGGGCGAGGGCGATGCCGTCCGACGGACGCGCCTCCACGACGGCACCGGACTCGAAGTGCAGCTCGGCGTAGAAGATCCCGTCGCGGACGTCGACGATCTCGACCCGTTGGAGGTCGTCGCCCAGTGCCTCGACCACGGTCGCCATCAGCTCGTGGGTGAGGGGCCGGGCGGTGGGCGTTCCCTGGAGGGCGAACGCGATGGCCGACGCCTCGACCGCACCGATCCAGATCGGCACGACGCGGGCACCACCGACCTCGCGCAGCAGCACGAGCGGCTGGTTGGCGGGCATGTCGACCCGGACCCCGACGATCTCGACCTCACGCACCGTCGTCACCTCTGCAGGAGGGACCGGAGCACCAGCGTGTGCAGGCGGATGGACCCCGCCGCCAGGGCGGCCGCCGTGGCCTCGGCGTCGTCGCCGGATCGCGGCCCGACGACCTGGTCGACGAGGTCGGCCTCACGCTGGGCGGCCGACCGGACCTGGCGCAGGTGCCTCGGCTCGACACCCAGGCGCGCGAGCTCGGCGACCGCACTCGCGATCGCGAGGTCGTCGCCGTCGTAGTACTTCTGCCGGGCGCGACGCACGATGAGCCCGTGCGCCTCCATCTCGTCGAGCAGCTCTTCGTCGATGGCGGCCTGCTCGAGCAGGTCGTCACGGGTGAGCCGCTCGCGGCTGGGGCGCTCGCTGAAGGTCTCGGCCGTGGGCAGGCCGTCCTCGGCCAGCGACAGGTGCCGGCCCGTCTGGTCGGTCGGGACCCGTCCGTTGTCCACGTCGTCGAGCACCTGGCGGATGTGGCTCAGCGGCCAGAACGCATCGCGCTGCTGCCGCAGGATGAACCGCAGCCGCTCGACGTCGTCGAAGCTGAACTTGCGGTAGCCCGACGGCGTGCGCTCGGGCTCGAGCAGGCCCTCGGACTCGAGGTAGCGGATCTTGGTGATCGTGAGGTCGGGGAACTCCGTCAGGAGCTCGTCCAGGACCTTGCCGATGCCGAGGCGCTCGAAGGAGGCAGCGCCACCCGTCATGCCGAGGCCGCCTCAAGCTCGCTCATGCCGAGCCCTGGATCAGCCACGGCCGCGCGCGGCGCTGCTGTCGAAGTACAGGAGGCGGAACTTGCCGAACTGCACCTCGTCGCCACCGGCGAGGGCGATGTCGCGCTCGATGCGGTCGCGGTTGACGTAGGTGCCGTTCAGGCTGCCCTTGTCGGACACGACGAAGGTGTCGCCGTCGCGACGGAAGGTGGCGTGACGACGCGAGACGCTGATGTCGTCGAGGAAGATGTCGCTGCCCGGGTGGCGACCCACCGTGACCTCGTCGGCGTCGAGGAGGAAGCGGGAACCCGCCTCGGGGCCGCGCTGCACGAGCAGCATCGACGAGCCACTGGGGAGCTTCTCGACCGTGGCGAGGTCGTCGGCCGACATCTCCTCGGTGTCGTGGTCGACGTAGGGGATGTGGGTCGTGTGCTCGACCGAGTCACGCGGGTCAGGCCCGCCGTCACGTGGCATCGTCATGTGCACTCCCTTCGTGCTGCGCAGCGCTCGCGCGGGGCGCGTGCGGTTCGATGGTCAACCTAACATCCGCAGGCGTCACCCTGAGGTGAGCGCGGCGTAGGCCTCAGGCGTCAGCAGGCCGTCGGTGGCGTCCTCGTCGACTCGCACTTTGAAGAGCCATCCCTCGCCGTACGGATCGGAGTTGATGACCTCCTCGCTGCCGTCGAGCGCCTCGTTGCGGGACACGACCTCGCCGGACACGGGGCTGAAAATGTCACTGACCGACTTGGTCGACTCCAGCTCACCGACCGTGGACCCGGACTCGACCGCGTCGCCGACCTGCGGCAGCTCGACGTAGACGATGTCGCCGAGCTGGTCCTGGGCGAAGTCGGTGATGCCGATCGTGACGACGTCGCCGTCGACGCGCACCCATTCGTGCTCTTCGCTGTAGTGCAGGTCCTCGGGGATCACGGGCGCTCCTTCAAGCAGTCCGAACAGGGTCGGTGGGTCGTGCGGAGGTCAGGAATCGCCCCGAGCGTACTCGGGGGTCACGACGTCAGCCAGGGCGGTGATCGTGATGCTGTCCACACGCTCGACCGAGAGTGTGCCACCTCGGGACTCGACTCGGTCGGCGATCCCGCCACGGAAGTCGATCGCCGGTGCCATCGTGGCCGGATCGCCGATCGCCTCGATGACGTAGGGCCCCTCGACCGCCCTGCCCGAGACCAGGACTCCCCCGGACTCGTCGTCGTCGGCGAACCAGGTCCGGGCGACGACCCGGGCGAAGCCGTTGATCACGATCGCCTCGGCGCCCGCGTCGCGGAGCTCCTGCACCGTGTCGAGCAGGAGCGAGGCGCCGATCGTGCCGTCGGGGTCGGACAACGTCAGCCGCACGCCCGGGCCGGTGGCCCCGACCGTCCCGGCCAGGATCGAGAGGTCGTCGAGTCGACGCTGCGCCTCCCGCTGGGCGGTCTGGGACGCGTCGGTGGAGGTCCTCAGGTCGTTGCGCGTGGCGGTCAGGTCCTCGATCTGGTCCGAGAGGCGCCCGTTCGTCGCATCGAGGGTCTTCAGCAGCTCGACGAGCTCGACGCTGCGCAGGTTCTGGTAGCCGTCGGCCTCGTCCTGACCCAGCTGGACCGTGACCGTGAAGGCCAGCAGGGCCAGCAGTGCCGCCGTGAGCAGCTGGCGCGAACGCTGGCGCACGACCGGAGGACGTTCCTCGCGCACCTCGCCCTCCGCGACGTCGTCCGCCCGGTCGACCTCCGGCTCGCCCTCGGGCTGCTCGTCGGGGTCACGCATGGAACACCCGGCGACGGATGGCCGCCGCGTTCGCGAAGATCCTGATGCCGAGCACCACGAGGACGCCCGTCGACAGCTGGGAGCCCACGCCCAGCTGGTCGCCGAGGAACACGATGAAGGCGGCGATCAGCACGTTCGAGACGAAGGACACGACGAAGACCCGGTCGTCGAAACGCCGCTCGCCGAGCGCGCGCAGGGCGCCCACCACGGCGTCGAGGGCCGCGACGATCGCGATCGGCAGGTAGGGCTGCAGGGCCACGGGCACCTCGGGCTGGAGCACCAGACCGACCGCGACGCCCACGGCGAGGCCGAGGATCGGGATCATGAGGTTCCTTCCTCGGCCGGCGCCGGGGTGGCGCGGGTGATGGTCGTGCGATGTCCAGGGGCTGCGGGCAGCACCTGATCGTCGGCATCGAGCACGTCGTACGTCAACTCGTCCTGGTTCTCGCGCCGCTCCCAGTATCCGTCCTCGCCGCTCGTCTCGAGGCGTTCGCGGATCGCGTCGCGGTCGCCGATGACCGAGAACACGTACGGTCCACCGATCGAGGTGAAGTTGATCGTGATCGCACCGCCGGCTGCCCGCAGCGACGTGAGGGCCCCCCAGCGCTGCCCGTTGATCGCGATCGCCTCGGCCCCGCCGATCCAGAGCTCGTTGACCAGGGCCCGCAGCTCTCCGTCGCCCAGGGCGACCCCGTCCGCGGGGTCGATCGTGATGCGCAGACCGTCGCCGCGGACCTCCGACGCACCCACGGCGACGTCGTCGGCGACCTCGGCGGGCGTCCTCTGCAGGTCTCCGCGCAGCGACGCGACCTCGGCCTCCAGCGCCGCGACCTGGAGCTGCAGGTCGCTCTGCTGGGCCTGGCCCTGCTGGATGTCGGCCAGCAGGGCCTCGCGGGTCTCGCTGCGCGACGGACGGTCCTGGTAGTACTGCACCGCGGTGATGGTCACCATCAAGGTGAAGAGCGTGAGCACGAGGGCCGTCGCCGCCGTGTTGAGTCCGCGCGATCGCGAGTAGCGGCCCGGCCGCACGACGTAGTAGTCGTCGTCGAGGGCGCGCTCGGCGATCTGGTCGAGCAGGCCCGTGGCCTCGCGGCTGTACGGGGTGCGCTCGGGCCTGGGGGTGCGGGTGCCGGGGGCACCCGACCGGTCGGGGCGCATCGGGTCAGCCCGGGTGGCGCTCGCCGCGCGCCGGACGGTCGTCCGGGGCCAGCCTTGCCGAGGTCGTCAGCAGGCGGCGGACCTGGAACGCGTAGAGGACACCGCCCCACCAGTACAGGCCGACGCCCCAGATGGCGAAGCC from Aeromicrobium sp. Sec7.5 harbors:
- the gcvH gene encoding glycine cleavage system protein GcvH, with protein sequence MIPEDLHYSEEHEWVRVDGDVVTIGITDFAQDQLGDIVYVELPQVGDAVESGSTVGELESTKSVSDIFSPVSGEVVSRNEALDGSEEVINSDPYGEGWLFKVRVDEDATDGLLTPEAYAALTSG
- a CDS encoding DUF881 domain-containing protein produces the protein MRDPDEQPEGEPEVDRADDVAEGEVREERPPVVRQRSRQLLTAALLALLAFTVTVQLGQDEADGYQNLRSVELVELLKTLDATNGRLSDQIEDLTATRNDLRTSTDASQTAQREAQRRLDDLSILAGTVGATGPGVRLTLSDPDGTIGASLLLDTVQELRDAGAEAIVINGFARVVARTWFADDDESGGVLVSGRAVEGPYVIEAIGDPATMAPAIDFRGGIADRVESRGGTLSVERVDSITITALADVVTPEYARGDS
- a CDS encoding small basic family protein — encoded protein: MIPILGLAVGVAVGLVLQPEVPVALQPYLPIAIVAALDAVVGALRALGERRFDDRVFVVSFVSNVLIAAFIVFLGDQLGVGSQLSTGVLVVLGIRIFANAAAIRRRVFHA
- a CDS encoding DUF881 domain-containing protein encodes the protein MRPDRSGAPGTRTPRPERTPYSREATGLLDQIAERALDDDYYVVRPGRYSRSRGLNTAATALVLTLFTLMVTITAVQYYQDRPSRSETREALLADIQQGQAQQSDLQLQVAALEAEVASLRGDLQRTPAEVADDVAVGASEVRGDGLRITIDPADGVALGDGELRALVNELWIGGAEAIAINGQRWGALTSLRAAGGAITINFTSIGGPYVFSVIGDRDAIRERLETSGEDGYWERRENQDELTYDVLDADDQVLPAAPGHRTTITRATPAPAEEGTS